The following coding sequences lie in one Pseudomonas monsensis genomic window:
- a CDS encoding cell division protein ZapA, whose translation MNYGTAGVKVISILGEDYSIKAPAGEEQTLLDAAMMLKAALDDTKRKYPTLIGDRLLVLAAMNLCSQQIEMKKQHQEELDRYQEQVSATVETIAKTINQG comes from the coding sequence ATGAATTACGGCACAGCAGGGGTAAAGGTCATCTCCATTCTCGGGGAGGACTACTCGATCAAGGCACCGGCCGGGGAAGAACAGACCCTGCTGGACGCAGCCATGATGCTCAAGGCTGCGCTGGACGACACCAAGCGCAAATACCCGACGCTGATCGGTGACCGCTTGCTGGTGCTGGCGGCGATGAATCTGTGCTCGCAGCAGATCGAAATGAAGAAGCAGCACCAGGAAGAACTCGACCGTTACCAAGAGCAAGTCAGCGCCACGGTCGAAACCATCGCCAAGACCATCAATCAGGGTTGA